The genome window GGATGCCGGTGCGCTCGGCGAGGCTGCGCAGCTCGGCGGTGGCCTCGGCCTTGAGCACGCCGCCACCGACGTAGAGCACCGGCCTGCGGGCCGCGGTGATCAGCTTGGCCGCCTCGCGGACCTGCTTGCCGTGCGGCTTGCTGGTCGGGCGGTAGCCGGGCAGCTTCATCTCCGGCGGCCAGGTGAACGACGTCGTGCTCTGCTGGACGTCCTTGGGGATGTCCACCAGAACCGGGCCGGGGCGGCCGCTGTTGGCGATGTAGAACGCCTCGGCGATGGTGCGCGGGATGTCCTCGGGCGAGGTGACCAGGAAGTTGTGCTTGGTGATCGGCAGCGTGATGCCGCAGATGTCGGCTTCCTGGAAGGCGTCGGTACCGATCAGCGAGGTGCTCTGCTGGCCGGTGATCGCCACGACCGGGACCGAGTCCATGTGCGCGTCGGCGAGCGGGGTGACCAGGTTGGTCGCGCCGGGGCCGGAGGTCGCCATGCAGACGCCGACCTTGCCGGTGGCCTGGGCGTACCCGGTGGCGGCGTGGCCCGCGCCCTGCTCGTGGCGGACCAGCACGTGGCGGACCTTGGTCGAGTCGAGCAGCGGGTCGTAGGACGGGAGGATCGTGCCGCCGGGAATTCCGAAGACCACCTCGCAGCCCACGGCCTCGAGCGAGCGGACCAGCGCCTGCGCGCCGGTGAGCTTCACCGGAGCACCGCTGGGCGGGGCGGGTTTGGGACGTTGTCCGGGCGGGGGAGCCGGGACCGGGCTCTGCCTGGTGTTGGCGCTGGTCATCGGATCTGCCTCTTGGTCGACAGGACGGGTCGGAGATGGGGCCGGGCACGAAAAAACCCCCGCAGACCAGACGTTGGTCTTACGAGGGTCGGCGCGTCGACGGTGTGAACTTCCTAGGCGTCGACGCGCCAGGAAATTACGAGAAGGTCGATCAGTCGCTGCATGTCCTGGACGTTAACGGCAACGACGTAGCCGCGTCAAACCATGCGGGACACTTCTCCCAGATCCTGGACGCGCGTTCCTCCTGACGGGTCCCGGGGCCGGGGCCGAAACCGCAGGTGAGACGATCCGATCGTGAGCGATTCCGCAGCCGGGCAGGAGCCCGGGAACCCCACGAACGAAGACGAGAGAGCTCGGTCACAGGACGGTCCTTCGTCGTTGACCTACCGCATCACACCGGTCTCCCTGCTGGCCGCGCTGACCGTCCTGATCGGCGTGACTCCGGTGGCGTGGACGGCCGGCCCGTGGGCGCTGTCGCTCTACCTCATCCCGCTTGCGCTGGTCGTCTGGGTGCTGCGCACCCGCACCACGATCGACGCGACGCACATCACCGCCCGCCGTGTGCTGGGCAGCACCCGGATCGGCTGGGACGAGATCGCGTCCTTCCGGCTCGACGAGCGCCGGTGGCTGCGCGCGGTGCTGAACTCGGGCAAGGAGGTCGTGCTGCCCGCCGTGCGGGTGCGCGACCTGCCCAGGCTCGCCGCGGTCAGCGGCGGCCGGATCCCGGATCTCACGGAGCGGACGGCCGGGGACGCCGACGCCGAGGCGTCGCCGGAGGCGGCGGAGCCGCAGGCCGACGCGGCAGCGTCGCCGGAGGCGGAGACCGCCGAGGCGACCGGGGAGCCGGAGGCGAGCCGGGAGGCGGGAACGCCGTCGGGCGCGGAGGCCGCGGCGTCGCCGCAGGCGGCGCCGGCGTCCGCGGCGGAGCCGAAGGCGGAGGGCGGCGAGGCCCCGGCGGAGCCGGGCCAGCAGCGGCCGTCATCGGAATCCGGGACGACCTCCCGCGAGAAGACGGAGTAATCTCGCGTCCACCGCGACTTCCCTCGCCGACCAGGGCTCGCCCTGCGCCCGGCGCCACGAGTGAACAGCTCGGCCGAGGAGCGAGGACTCACGGGCCGGCACCGCCCGGCCCATCGCCGACGAGTCGGCAATCCGCCGCACCACCCCGCCGCCCGCGGGCGGCCGCCTGTCGACAGGAACAGAGACTCACCATGCCCCAGCTGCGTTCTCGCACCACCACCCACGGCCGGAATGCCGCAGGCGCCCGGTCGCTGTGGCGGGCCACCGGTATGACCGACGACGACTTCGGCAAGCCGATCGTGGCGATCGCCAACTCCTACACCCAGTTCGTCCCCGGGCACGTCCACCTCAGGGACCTCGGCGACGTCGTGGCGGAGACGATCCGCGAGGCGGGCGGTGTGCCGCGCGAGTTCCACACCATCGCCGTGGACGACGGCATCGCCATGGGCCACGGCGGCATGCTCTACTCGCTGCCGTCGCGCGAGCTGATCGCCGACTCCGTCGAGTACATGGTCAACGCCCACCAGGCGGACGCCCTGGTCTGCATCTCCAACTGCGACAAGATCACCCCGGGGATGCTCAACGCCGCGATGCGGCTCAACGTCCCGGCCGTGTTCGTCTCCGGTGGTCCGATGGAGGCGGGCAAGGCGGTCGTGGTCGAAGGCGTCGCCCAGGCCCCGACCGACCTGATCACCACCATCGCGGCCTCGGCCAACGCCGCGGTCGACGACGACGGGCTCAGCGAGGTCGAGCGTTCGGCGTGCCCGACCTGCGGGTCGTGCTCGGGCATGTTCACCGCCAACTCGATGAACTGCCTCACCGAGGCGCTGGGGCTGGCACTGCCGGGCAACGGCTCGACGCTGGCGACCCACGCCGCGCGCCGCGCCCTGTTCCAGGAGGCCGGCCGCACCGTCGTGCGCATCGCCAAGCGCTGGTACGCCGACGACGACGAGTCGGTGCTGCCGCGGTCGGTCGCGAGCAAGGAGGCGTTCGAGAACGCCATGGCGCTGGACATGGCCATGGGCGGCTCGACGAACACGGTGCTGCACACGCTCGCCGCCGCGCGCGAGGGCGAGATCGACTTCACGCTGCAGGACATCGAGGACATCAGCCGCCGGGTGCCCTGCCTGTCGAAGGTCAGCCCGAACTCCGACTACCACATGGAGGACGTGCACCGCGCGGGCGGGATCACCGCCATCCTCGGCGAGCTGGACCGCGCGGGCATGCTGCACCGCGACGTCCCCTCGGTGCACAGCGCGAACCTGACCGAGTGGCTGGACCGGTGGGACATCCGCGGCGCATCGCCGTCGCAGGAGGCGATCGAGCTGTTCCACGCCGCGCCGGGCGGGGTGCGCACCACGAAGGCGTTCTCGACCGACAACCGCTGGTCCTCTTTGGACACCGACGCCGCGGGCGGCTGCATCCGCGACGTCGCGCACGCCTACACCGCCGACGGCGGTCTGGCGGTGCTGCGCGGGAACCTGGCCGAGGACGGCGCGGTCGTCAAGACCGCCGGGGTCGAGGAGGAGCTGTGGGCCTTCCAGGGTCCCGCCCGCGTGCTGGAGAGCCAGGAGCAGGCGGTCTCGGCGATCCTCAACCGCGAGATCCAGCCCGGTGAGGTGCTGGTGATCCGCTACGAGGGGCCGGCGGGCGGCCCGGGAATGCAGGAGATGCTGCACCCGACCGCGTTCCTCAAGGGTTCCGGGCTGGGCAAGAAGTGCGCGCTGATCACCGACGGCCGGTTCTCGGGCGGGTCGTCGGGCCTGTCGATCGGGCACATCTCGCCGGAGGCGGCCAACGGCGGCACGATCGGGCTGGTGGAGAACGGCGACCAGATCCGCATCGACGTCCGCGAGCGCAGGCTGGAGCTGCTGGTCGACGAGCAGGTCCTGGCCGAACGGCGGGCGAAGATGGATGCCTGCGAGCACCCCTGGCAGCCGGTCGGACGCGAGCGTCCGGTGACCGCCGCGCTGCGCGCGTACGCGCGGCTGGCGACCTCCGCCTCCTACGGCGCCGTCCGCGACGTCAGCAAGTGAGGTCGTGACGACCGCTGGTCCTTGGAACGACTGGGGCCCCGCACTCGGCGAGTGCGGGGCCCCTTCGCTTGGTGTCCGCCTTGCTCGTCACGGCGCCTCGCGGGCGCCGGACCGCGGCGACGCGGTCGTCAGCGCAGCAGCAACAGGACCGCCGCCGACGCGCCCGCCGCGATGACCAGGCTGATGAAGCCGAAGATGACCGGGCGGCGGAACCACACGCGCCCGTAGTCCAGCGCCACCCGTCCCGGGCCGGTGAACATCAGGCCCAGCGCCATCGCGCCGAGGGTGACCTCGAACTCGACGCCGCCCCCGCTGGCGAAGAAACCGGAGCCGAAGTTCAGCGCCACGGCGTTGGCCATGACGCCGACGATTCCGGCCGCGGCAAGCGGGGTGAACAGCCCGAGAACCAGCAGTGCGCCCGCACCGAGCTCGGTGCCGCCGGTGACGAGCGACAGCGTGGCCGCCTGCTGGAAGCCCATACCGGTCAGCGCCTGCGCGAACCCTTCGGGACCGGGGCCCCCGAACGCGCCGAAGAGCTTCTGGGCACCGTGGGCTGCGAAGATGCCGCCCAGCACCAGCCGCATGACGAGCAGGCCGAGGTCGGCGCCGGCGTGCCAGCGCAACGGCTTGCGCTCGTTGCCGAGGTCGTCGTAGTAGTCGTCGGAGCCGCCGACGACCGACGTCGCATCGGCCTCGCTGTAGCCGTAATCGTCGTCGTAGTAGTTGTAGCTCTGGACGCCGAGGCCCTGGGTTCCCGCGGGACCCTGGGACGCGGCCCCGGCCGGGGCGTTCGTGCCTTGCGTGCGATCGTCGGGGTAGCCGCCCTCGCTACCGGGGCGATCGTCGTGGATCCTCACGCGGGCAAAGGCTAGGGCATGTCACCCCGCTGGGCGACCCTCGACAGGCAATCCTGTCCAACATTGTGACCGCGGGTTTATACCGCCGATCCCGCCGCAGGTCGCTGAACTGGCCCGATGTCCGGGCACTGGAGGAGATCGCGCCCTGGAGTGGACGGACGAACGCGCAGCGTGATCAACACTCGGATTCCGCCCCGGATTCCCCGGAGTGCAACGGGTTCCCACCGGATCAGCGGTTGCGGCAGAATGCTGCGATGGCCGACCACGTGGAATTCGGCATCGGTGCGGCTGACGACCCGCTGCGCGCGTGGCACACCGAAGCCGCCGACGACCAACCGGCGCTGCTGCTGTGCCCCGGACTCGGCGCGATTCCGGGAATCCGCGAGGACCTGCTGCGCCCCGGTCCCCTCGCCCACGCCATGAGCTGGCACCACCGCGGCGGTTTCGGCACGCCGATCGAACGCCACGTCGACGACGGGCTCGCCGTGCTGGACGCCCTGGGCGTCAAGACCTGCACGCTCGCGGCCTTCTCCGCCGAGACGGGCGTCGCCGCGGAGTTCGCACGGCGCCACCCCGACCGCGTGCGCGGTCTGCTGCTCGTCGGCGGAATTCCCGGCAGCAGCGTCGATTCCCTCGCCGCGGCGCTCGGTGTTCCGGAGGTCCTGCGGCGGCTCGCGAAGCTCGCCGGCACCAGCTCGCTGCGGATGTCGGCCCCACTGCTGGAGTCCGTGCTACCCCGCATCCCGACACCGGAGCTGTCCACGATCCTGTTGCAGCACAGCGGTTTCATGCTGCCCGGCGGCGAGACCGCCGCGGTGTCGGAGGCGGTTCGCGGGTTCCTGGCCCAGGAGTGGCGCTGGTACCTGCCACTGCTGGCGGACCCGGCTCGGGAGTGGTCGCTGGAGGGCCTGGACTGCCCGGTGACCGTGCTCGCCGGGCGCTACGACGTGCTGTCGGACCTGCGCGCGCTGGGCCGGGCGGTAGCGCCGCTGCCGCAGGCCCGGCTGCGGGTGCTGGACACCTCGCACTTCGTGCCGTTCGAGGCACCGGACGCGCTGCGCGACGAACTCGGTCTGCTGCTGCACCGCGTGCAGACCGTCGAGTGCGCGCGGCTGGGCATCGACCCACCCGCCCCGCGCCGCAGGCGCGTCCGCTGGAAGGTCCCCGAAGTCGGCACCCCGCGCCACCCCATCCCCTACCCCCGCTGAGCGTTCGCGCCCGCGCTGGACGGCGGCACTTCCAGCGGTGCGAACTCGACCCGTCCCTGCGGGAGCTTCTGCGTGGTGACGTGCGGTCCGGCTGACGCACCGCACCCGGCTCACCGGGCGTTCACGGGGCTCGGATTAGGCTCGGGCGTCGTGGCAGGTTCGATGCGCAGGAGTCGGGTTCTGGTGGGCGCGTTCGCGGCGGTCGGCGCCCTGCTGACCGGCTGCGCGCAGTTCCCGGACGAGCACACCGGCGCGTGGAAGGAACAGCCGTCGCTGGAGCCGCAGACCGGCCCGCAGCCGTCCATCGAGGGCGAGGAACCGCCCGCCGAGAACGTGCCTCCGCAGCAGCAACCGCCGGCCAACGGCTGCCACGATCCCGATCCCGCCGTCGTGGCGACCTGCCTCGACCCGATCGGCGCGGTCGTCGTGCTCCCGGACGGCCAGAGCGCGCTGGTCGGTGAGCGCGCCACCGGCCGCGTGCTGCGCGTGCAGCGCGGCGCGCCCCCGGTCGAACTGGCGCGGATCCCGGTGAACACCGCCGGCGGCGGCGGACTCACCGGCCTGGCGCTTTCCCCCACCTACCACGAGGACGAGCTTTTCTACGCCTACGTGACCACCGGCAGCGACAACCAGGTCGTGCGGGTGGCGCCAGGAGACCGGCCGAAGCCGGTGCTCACCGGCATCCCCCGCGGTGGCAGCGGCAACGGGGGCGCCCTGGTCGACGACGGCAGGGGCGCGCTGCTGGTGGCGACCGGCAACGCGGGCAACCCGGCCAACGCGGCCGATCCGGCGTCGCTGGCCGGGAAGGTCCTGCGCATCGACGGCTTCGGCAAGCCGGCACCGGGCAACCCCGACCCGGCCTCCCCGGTGCTGGCCTCCGGGCTCTCCGCGCCGGGCGGGCTGTGCGCCGCGGCCCAGACCGGCACGTACTGGGTGACCGACCGCGGCGGCCCGCAGGACGCGCTCTACCAGGTCAGTCCGGGCAGGCCGCTCGGCTCACCGGCCTGGACGTGGCCGGACCGACCTGGCGTGGCGGGTTGCGTCGCCTCGCCTGCGATCGTGGTCGTGGCGCTCAGCGACGCCAAGGCGATGTTCAGCCTCAACCCGACGCCGGAGGGCGCGTTCACCGGTCAGCCGACGAAGGTCCTGGAGAACACCTACGGCCGGTTCTCGGCGACCGCTCTCGGTCCGGACGGCCTGCTCTGGGCGGGCACCGCGAACAAGGTGGGCGGTCAGCCCGTGCCCAGCGACGACCGGGTGGTGCGCATCGAGCCGCCGACCGGTGGCACGGCGGGCAAGGACTGAGCACTCCTGCCGGATGCGGTCAGGCGGCTCCGCCGTTGATCCCCCGGTGCGTCAGCTCGGTCAGCAGGTCGACGGCCGCTTCGTCGCTGATGGACCTGGCCAGCGGGGCCTCGTCCACCAGCCGCGCGCTGGCGAACTGCCACCACAGCCCGGAGATCGCCAGCGCGACGGCCTCGGGCTCGGCCGGGAGGCCGCCGATCCCTCGCAGGTGCTGGGCGAGGTGCCGCAGGTCCGGTTCCAGCAGCGCGGTGAGCCGGTCGGCGAAGCGCGCGTCGACCAGCGCCGCCTGCCGCAGCGCGACCAGCTCGACCCGATGCGCGCGGGCGAACTCCCAGAACCTGGCGACGTGCCAGCGGATCGACTGTCGCCGCGAGAAGTCCTGGTCGTGGCCGGGGTCTGCCGCCACCGCCCGGTCGGTCTCGGCGAGCACGTCGGCGAGCAGGGATTCCAGCAGCGCTTCCTTGTCCGCGAAGTGGTTGTAGAACGAGCCCGCTGACCGGCCCGCCTCGGCGGTGATGTCGGTGATCCTGGCGTTGAGGTAGCCGGCCCTGGCGAACACCCGCTTGGCCGCCGCCTTGAGCGCGGCCTCGGTCTCGGCGGCCCTGGCCTTGCGGGTGCCTGCCGCGGGGGTCGTTCCCGGGCTCCCGGGTGTGGGCGTCGACGTCACCGGTGCATGTTAGCGACGCGGTGGTGCCCGGGAACGTCCACGAACGCCTGGTCTCGGCTCTGCTTTGCACTCGCCTTGACAGCACGGCGCCACGCCCTCAAAGATGAATTCAAATTCACTGAATTATGATTCATCGAGGAGTGCGGATGGACGTCGAGGTGCTGATCGCCGGTGCCGGGCCCACCGGACTGGCGCTGGGCATCCAACTGGCCCGGCGCGGCGTGGCGTTCCGCATCGTCGACGCGGCCGCGGAGCCGTTCGGGGGCTCGCGCGGGGACGGGCTGCAACCACGGACGCTGGAGGTCTTCGACGACCTGGGTGTCATCGACGAGGTGCTCGCGGCCGGGGCGCCACCGGCGCCGCTGCGGGCCACCATCGGCGGCCAGTACGCCGGCGAGCGGCGGATCGCCGAACCGGCCGAACAGACCCCGGACGTGCCCTACCCGAACCCGTGGGTCGTCCCGCAGTGGCGCACCGAGCGGATCCTGCGGTCGCGTCTGACCGAGCTGGGTGCCGACGTCGAGTGGGCGACCGGGCTGGTCGGTTTCGAACAGGACCGGGACGGTGTGACCGCGAAGCTGAGCTCCGGCACCGTGCGCGCGGCACACCTGGTGGGCGCGGACGGCGGGCGCAGCACCGTCCGCAAGGCGCTCGGCGTCGGATTCCCCGGCCACACCGACGAATCCCTGCGCATGCTCATCGCCGACGTCCGCGCCGACGGGCTCGACCCGGCGCGCGGGCACTGGTTCGCCACCGCCGACGAGCCAGCGAGGGGGATCGCGCTGGCGCCGCTGCCCGGGACCGGGTACTTCCAGGTCAGCGTGCCGGCCGCGGACGGCTTCGAGCCGACGCTGCCCGCGCTCCAGCGGTTGCTCGACGAGCTGTCGGGCGGCGCCGGGGGCCAGCTGCTCGAGATGGGCTGGTCCGCGATCTGGCGTCCGAACGCCCGGCTGGCGCAACGGTTCCGGGTGGGGCGTGTCGTGCTCGCCGGGGACGCCGCGCACGTGCACCCGCCTACCGGCGGCCAGGGCCTCAACACCGGCGTGCAGGACGCCTACAACCTGGGCTGGAAGCTCGACGGCGAGCCCGGACTGCTGGACAGCTACGAGGCCGAACGCAGGCCTGTGGCCGCCGCCGTCCTGGGGCTGAGCGCTCAGATCCTGCGCCGCCACACCAAGGGCGACGCGGACGCGTACCGCCGCGGCGCCGAGACCCGGCAGCTCGGGATCGGCTACCGCGAAAGCCCGCTGTCGCGCGAGGAGCGCACCGAGCCCGGCGCCGTCCGCGCCGGCGACCGCGCACCCGACTCCCCCGTGCTCGACGCCGACGGACACCCCGCACGGCTGTTCGACCTCTTCCGCGGCACCCACTGGACCCTGCTGGCGTTCGGTGCCGAACCGCCGCAGGCCGATTCGTCCGTCCGCGCCCACCGGGTGGACCACGACCGCCTGCCGGGCTCCATTGTGGACGTCGACGGCCACGCACGGCGCGCCTACGACGTCACCGACGGCACCCTGGTGCTCGTCCGCCCCGACGGCTACATCGGCCGGATCTGGCAGGAACCCCAGGACGAGTTTCAGATGTGGCGTGCGTAAGTGGGCGCTTGGCGGAACTCAGCCGCCTTCTCGCTCCGGAATCTCCGACCGACGTATGTCCGCTCTGACGGACCGGGCGGAAGCCGTGCCAGGATCTGCTCCGGGAGGCCCGAAGACGGCCCGGTGTGCCGGGCCGGCGGCGGTCTCCCCGGCGCGGTGACCCGACACCGCGCTCCCCTGCGTGGTGAACTCGTAGGCACCCGGTAGGCAGGGACCGCGACCAGGACCGACGACCAAGGGCACCATGAGCCTCAACGAGCTGTACCTCGCACTGCTCGCCGGCGGCGTGGTGCTGCTGGCGAGCATCGTCGCGACCCGCTTCACCTCCCGCGCGGGCCTGCCCAGCCTGCTGGTCTTCCTCGCCCTGGGCGTCCTCATCGGCGAGGACGGGCTGGGCGTGCAGTTCGACGACGCGCTGCTCGCGCAGAACCTCGGCACCGCGGCGCTCGCGATGATCCTGGTGGAGGGCGGCCTGACGACCAGGTGGCCGGACGTGCGCAGGCTCGTCGCCCCGGCCACCGCGCTGGCCACCGTCGGCGTGGTCGTCAGCGTCGTGGCCACCGCGCTCGGCGCGCATCTGCTGCTCGGCTTCGACTGGCAGCTCGCGCTGCTGCTCGGCGCGATCGTGGCGTCGACCGACGCGGCCGCCGTGTTCTCGGTGCTGCGGACCCTGCCGTTGCCGCAGCGCATCCGCGGGCTGCTCGAAGCCGAGTCGGGGTTCAACGACGCCCCGACCGTCCTGCTGGTGCTGTTGTTCAGCGCCGTACCGCTGCGGTTCGACGGGCTGGCCACCGCCGCGGGCATCGTCTACGAGCTGGGGTTGGGCGCCGCCGTCGGCCTGGTCATCGGAAAGTTCGGCGCGATGACCCTGCACCGGATCGCGCTGCCCGCCTCCGGGCTCTATCCCCTGGCGACTTTCGGCCTGGGCATGGTCGCCTTCGCCGCCGGCGGCGCGGCGCACGCGAGCGGCTTCCTCGCCGCGTACCTCGCCGGCGTGGTGCTGGCCAACGCCGGCCTGCCGCACCGGTCGGCGACCCGCTCGTTCGCCGAAGGCGTGGGCTGGCTGGCCCAGATCGGGCTGTTCGTCCTGCTCGGCCTGCTGGTCACGCCGAGCGAGCTGCCCGGCGCCGTGCTGCCCGCCCTCGTCATCGGCCTGGTCCTGCTGCTGATCGCCCGGCCGCTGTCGGTGACGGCCAGCGTGGCGGCGTTCCGGGTCCCCTGGCGGGAACAGGCGTTCCTGTCGTGGGCCGGACTGCGCGGCGCGGTGCCGATCGTGCTCGCGACCTTCCCGATCGTGCAGGGCGTGCCGGGCAGCGCCCGGCTGCTGGACATCGTCTTCGTGCTGGTGGTCGTCTTCACCCTCGTGCAGGGCCCGAGCCTGCACGCGCTGGCCCGGTCACTGGGTCTGGTGCGGGCCGACACCGCGCGCGAGGTCCACGTGGAGTCCGCGCCGCTGGACGTGCTCGACGCCGAGATGCTCACCCTGGCCATCCCGGACCAGTCCGGGCTGCACTACGTCAGCGTGCTCGAGCTCCGGCTCCCCGGACCGAGCGTGATCACGCTGGTCATCCGCGAGGGCCGCACCTTCGTGCCGCAGCCCGAAACCCGGCTGCTCGGCGGCGACACCCTGATCATCGTCACCACGAGCGCGCACCGCGAGGACACCGAGCGGCGGCTGCGCGCGATCAGCCGCCGCGGCAAGCTCGCCCGCTGGTTCGGCGAGCACGGCGAGCCCGACTAGGTTCTGTGTTCACGAGCGGCGGAGCCTCTTTCGGTGCGGGACTCAGCCCGACCACCCGTCAAGCGCCCAGCTACGCAAGCCCCTGAAACACGTCCCAGGACCCGAGGACACCCGCGCGGGTCACCGGACCTCCTTGCGCGGCAACGGCTCCGCCTGTCCCGTTTCCCCGCCTGCCACGGGCGGCAGACCGAGCACGCCGCGAACCGCTCGCTCGGCGAGCTCGACGTCATGCGGAGCGGCGCCGGCGAGGTGGATGCCGAGCCCGTGGACCGCACCGAGGTAGGCCAGCGCCGTCTCGCGGGGCGGCGGTCCCGGCGGGAGCTCGCCGCCTGCCCGGGCGGCTTCGATGCGCTCGGCCGTGGTGGCGACGAAGCGGTCGGCGACCGCGGTCACGGCCCGGCCGACCGGGTGGTCCTGCCCGGCGAACTCGATGTGCAGGGTCATCATCACGCGGGCCACGTCGCGCCGGCAGTAGGCGACGTGGCCCCGCGCGACCGCGATCAGCGCGTCCAGCGGGTCCGCGCCGTCGCCGAGGCTGCCCACGTCCTCGCCCCAGGTCCGCACGACCCACTCCACCACCGCCAGCGCCAGCTCTTCCTTGTTGGCGAACAGGTGGTACAGGGCCCCGCGCGTGTAGCCGGCGTCGGCGGCCACGCGCTCCAGCCCGAGGTTGTTGTACCCGTACCGGGACAGCCCGCGCGCCGCCGCTTCCAGCAGGGCGTTCCTGGTGTGCGCGCGCCGGTCCGCCTGGGTCCGGCGGGAGGGTCTCGATTCCACCGCATCAGCTTACGTACATACACGCCTGTATGTAATGTGGCCGTAGGCCATGGCGCCACGCCTCGCCGGGAGGAGTCAGGGAAATGGCAGAGAGCAGCCCCCACCAGGACCAGCCGAGCTTCGAGCCGGCCGTCCACCAGCAGCACCCCGTCGCCGAGTCGACCCGCTCCCTCAGCTCGATCAGCGATCCCGACTACGTCGACCAGTTCACGATGGCCGCCGGCCTACCGGGCACGTCCCCGGAGCAGTGGGCTCGCACGGCGACCGAAGACGTGCTGGGGCGCCAGGCTCAACTGCTGTGGCGCGGCCTCCTCGGCCTGCGGCTCAAGGCGTCGCCGGACCGGGTGGCGGGATGGCGGATCGGTGGTCGAGGGGACGGCTGGGTTCGGCTCGAGGCGAGTTCCTGGCTCATGACCGCGAACCTGGTCCTGGAAGCCGGCGACGACCACGTGTCCCTGACGACGTTCATCCGCTACGCCCGCCCGCTCGCGCGACGCGTGTGGGAGCCGACGTCCAGGAAGCACCGGCAGATCGTGCCGGACGTGCTGCGCACCACCTACCACCTGATGGAGCGCAAGGCCCAAGCCGCGCAGGAGCCCCGGCGGCAGGCGCGTGAACGTGTAAGCCGCGCGGCCCCCGGGTAGGACGACGGCATGCGTTACGACGAATTTCTCAAGCACCTGAAAGAAAAGGACGGCATCGAGACCCCGGACCGGGTCAGCACCATCGTGCTCGAGGAACTGGGAAGCCGCCTGGAAGGCCAGGAACCGGCCGATCTCGCCGGCCAGCTTCCGCCCGAGCTGAAGGAGCCCTTGATCAAGCACACCGGTGAGGCCGAGAAGTTCGGCGCGGACGAGTTCTTCCGGCGCATCGCCGAACGCGAAGGTCGCGGTGGCGAGCCGGAAATCGGGCGGGCCCACGCCCGCGCCGTGCTGGGAACCATCGCGAAGTTCGTGTCCGAGGGCGAGCTGGAGGACGTGCGTTCGCAGCTACCGGCGGACTTCCGCGAGCTGGTCGCGTCCTGACGCCGTGCGGGGGTCAGGGCCTTCCGGCCGCCGCCCGCACGGCGACCGGAAGGCCCGTGGTCACTGACCGCAGGCGGCGAGAACCAGCTCGCGGACGCGCTTGGCGTCGGCCTGGCCCTTGGTCGCCTTCATGACGGCGCCGACGATGGCGCCCGCGGCCTGCACCTTGCCGCCGCGGATCTTGTCCGCCACGTCCGGCTGCGCGGCCAGCGCCTCGTCGATCGCGGCCTGAAGCGCGGAGTCGTCGGAGACGACCTCCA of Saccharopolyspora erythraea contains these proteins:
- a CDS encoding PH domain-containing protein; translated protein: MTYRITPVSLLAALTVLIGVTPVAWTAGPWALSLYLIPLALVVWVLRTRTTIDATHITARRVLGSTRIGWDEIASFRLDERRWLRAVLNSGKEVVLPAVRVRDLPRLAAVSGGRIPDLTERTAGDADAEASPEAAEPQADAAASPEAETAEATGEPEASREAGTPSGAEAAASPQAAPASAAEPKAEGGEAPAEPGQQRPSSESGTTSREKTE
- the ilvD gene encoding dihydroxy-acid dehydratase; translation: MPQLRSRTTTHGRNAAGARSLWRATGMTDDDFGKPIVAIANSYTQFVPGHVHLRDLGDVVAETIREAGGVPREFHTIAVDDGIAMGHGGMLYSLPSRELIADSVEYMVNAHQADALVCISNCDKITPGMLNAAMRLNVPAVFVSGGPMEAGKAVVVEGVAQAPTDLITTIAASANAAVDDDGLSEVERSACPTCGSCSGMFTANSMNCLTEALGLALPGNGSTLATHAARRALFQEAGRTVVRIAKRWYADDDESVLPRSVASKEAFENAMALDMAMGGSTNTVLHTLAAAREGEIDFTLQDIEDISRRVPCLSKVSPNSDYHMEDVHRAGGITAILGELDRAGMLHRDVPSVHSANLTEWLDRWDIRGASPSQEAIELFHAAPGGVRTTKAFSTDNRWSSLDTDAAGGCIRDVAHAYTADGGLAVLRGNLAEDGAVVKTAGVEEELWAFQGPARVLESQEQAVSAILNREIQPGEVLVIRYEGPAGGPGMQEMLHPTAFLKGSGLGKKCALITDGRFSGGSSGLSIGHISPEAANGGTIGLVENGDQIRIDVRERRLELLVDEQVLAERRAKMDACEHPWQPVGRERPVTAALRAYARLATSASYGAVRDVSK
- a CDS encoding DoxX family protein, giving the protein MRIHDDRPGSEGGYPDDRTQGTNAPAGAASQGPAGTQGLGVQSYNYYDDDYGYSEADATSVVGGSDDYYDDLGNERKPLRWHAGADLGLLVMRLVLGGIFAAHGAQKLFGAFGGPGPEGFAQALTGMGFQQAATLSLVTGGTELGAGALLVLGLFTPLAAAGIVGVMANAVALNFGSGFFASGGGVEFEVTLGAMALGLMFTGPGRVALDYGRVWFRRPVIFGFISLVIAAGASAAVLLLLR
- a CDS encoding alpha/beta fold hydrolase produces the protein MADHVEFGIGAADDPLRAWHTEAADDQPALLLCPGLGAIPGIREDLLRPGPLAHAMSWHHRGGFGTPIERHVDDGLAVLDALGVKTCTLAAFSAETGVAAEFARRHPDRVRGLLLVGGIPGSSVDSLAAALGVPEVLRRLAKLAGTSSLRMSAPLLESVLPRIPTPELSTILLQHSGFMLPGGETAAVSEAVRGFLAQEWRWYLPLLADPAREWSLEGLDCPVTVLAGRYDVLSDLRALGRAVAPLPQARLRVLDTSHFVPFEAPDALRDELGLLLHRVQTVECARLGIDPPAPRRRRVRWKVPEVGTPRHPIPYPR
- a CDS encoding PQQ-dependent sugar dehydrogenase yields the protein MGAFAAVGALLTGCAQFPDEHTGAWKEQPSLEPQTGPQPSIEGEEPPAENVPPQQQPPANGCHDPDPAVVATCLDPIGAVVVLPDGQSALVGERATGRVLRVQRGAPPVELARIPVNTAGGGGLTGLALSPTYHEDELFYAYVTTGSDNQVVRVAPGDRPKPVLTGIPRGGSGNGGALVDDGRGALLVATGNAGNPANAADPASLAGKVLRIDGFGKPAPGNPDPASPVLASGLSAPGGLCAAAQTGTYWVTDRGGPQDALYQVSPGRPLGSPAWTWPDRPGVAGCVASPAIVVVALSDAKAMFSLNPTPEGAFTGQPTKVLENTYGRFSATALGPDGLLWAGTANKVGGQPVPSDDRVVRIEPPTGGTAGKD
- a CDS encoding TetR/AcrR family transcriptional regulator, which codes for MTSTPTPGSPGTTPAAGTRKARAAETEAALKAAAKRVFARAGYLNARITDITAEAGRSAGSFYNHFADKEALLESLLADVLAETDRAVAADPGHDQDFSRRQSIRWHVARFWEFARAHRVELVALRQAALVDARFADRLTALLEPDLRHLAQHLRGIGGLPAEPEAVALAISGLWWQFASARLVDEAPLARSISDEAAVDLLTELTHRGINGGAA
- a CDS encoding FAD-dependent monooxygenase, with translation MDVEVLIAGAGPTGLALGIQLARRGVAFRIVDAAAEPFGGSRGDGLQPRTLEVFDDLGVIDEVLAAGAPPAPLRATIGGQYAGERRIAEPAEQTPDVPYPNPWVVPQWRTERILRSRLTELGADVEWATGLVGFEQDRDGVTAKLSSGTVRAAHLVGADGGRSTVRKALGVGFPGHTDESLRMLIADVRADGLDPARGHWFATADEPARGIALAPLPGTGYFQVSVPAADGFEPTLPALQRLLDELSGGAGGQLLEMGWSAIWRPNARLAQRFRVGRVVLAGDAAHVHPPTGGQGLNTGVQDAYNLGWKLDGEPGLLDSYEAERRPVAAAVLGLSAQILRRHTKGDADAYRRGAETRQLGIGYRESPLSREERTEPGAVRAGDRAPDSPVLDADGHPARLFDLFRGTHWTLLAFGAEPPQADSSVRAHRVDHDRLPGSIVDVDGHARRAYDVTDGTLVLVRPDGYIGRIWQEPQDEFQMWRA